In Scleropages formosus chromosome 20, fSclFor1.1, whole genome shotgun sequence, a single window of DNA contains:
- the LOC114909047 gene encoding GTPase IMAP family member 4-like, with protein sequence LVGPEAVGQSLVLDALLGCSSSSQLEGWTLGVSTRSVSWRAVVGGRQVTVVNTPDLLGSSLGVRERAWEALRSLQLASPGPHAFLLLMQIPAPGRRMDADAARTLRTLLNLIGEEALSYVLPVLTHTGSIKSSIVPSQLLEGLPGELEAMLSMCFHKPLVLSCGSQAKRRALGSELLEKVEEMSALGGYYRHQLHREEDSFREKLLEDMAAALELKLEKKEELSATRWH encoded by the coding sequence CTTGTGGGTCCAGAAGCTGTTGGGCAGAGCTTGGTACTGGATGCTCTactgggctgcagcagcagcagccaacTGGAGGGATGGACCCTGGGTGTTTCTACAAGGAGCGTAAGCTGGAGGGCTGTGGTGGGGGGAAGGCAGGTGACCGTGGTGAACACTCCAGATCTGCTGGGATCTTCCCTAGGGGTACGGGAGAGGGCATGGGAGGCCTTGCGGAGCCTTCAGCTGGCCAGTCCAGGGCCTCATGCCTTCCTACTGCTCATGCAGATCCCTGCACCTGGCAGAAGGATGGATGCTGATGCAGCTCGAACCCTGAGAACACTCCTGAACCTGATAGGGGAAGAGGCGCTCAGTTATGTGCTGCCAGTCCTCACCCATACAGGATCCATCAAGAGCTCCATTGTACCCAGCCAGCTGCTGGAGGGGTTGCCTGGGGAGCTCGAGGCTATGCTTTCCATGTGCTTTCACAAACCGCTGGTTCTCAGCTGTGGTTCCCAAGCCAAAAGGAGGGCGCTGGGGAGTGAGCTGCTCGAGAAAGTGGAGGAGATGAGCGCACTGGGGGGATACTACCGGCACCAGCTCCACAGGGAAGAGGACAGCTTTCGGGAGAAGCTGTTGGAGGACATGGCAGCTGCACTGGAGCTCAAgttggagaagaaggaggaactGAGTGCGACCAGATGGCATTGA